The genomic DNA GATGAGGTACGGGATATGCTGACGACTGAGGTGCAGGCACCTGTGTCAAATGAGAGCAGGGAAGAAACAGCGCTGCCGGCTAAGCTGTCCAAAGCGAGCAAGGTGCCGGATTCTGAGCAATCAGAGAGCCTGCAGCAGGCGGAGCTCGATTTTGAGCGGGGCTGGATGGAGCCCGGGGAAGCGGAGCATAGCGAAGCTGCGGCAGGGGAGATTGGGACGGAGCTGCCGGAGGAGTGGCGTGAAGTATTCGCCCGTTTATCCGCCGCGCATCTCAAAATGCTGTCCGCTCTGCTTGATGGAGAGGACACCGCGGTACGGCTCGGCATTGCTGAACAGGCCGGCTCCATGCCTGAGCTGCTGCTGGACGAAATCAACGAAATTGCGATGGAGTACATCGGCGACTTGCTCGTCGATGGCAATGAGATCGCCCTGGAGTACAGGGAAGAGCTGCGGAGTCTGCTTAGCTGACATAGGTCCAACATGTTCATAAAACGAGGTGACACCGATGAAACAGATACAAATACCAAAACGCCTGACCACGGCGCTGGTGAACTCCCTGACGGCAGGGGTCGTGCCGCGGGTCGGGCTGGAGCATATCGCCGTCGGGAGAAAGGCCGAAGTGGCTTCGATCCTGCAGGATATGGACAATATCGCGGAGGGAGGGGCAGCATTTCGCCTGATTACGGGACGATATGGAAGCGGCAAAAGCTTCCTGCTGCAAATGATCCGCAACTATGCGATGGACCGGGAGTTTGTGGTGGCGGACGGAGACTTATCGCCGGAGCGGCGGCTCGTCGGCACCAAAGGACAAGGGCTTGCTACCTACCGTGAGCTTATGATGAACATGTCCACTCGAACGAGACCGGATGGCGGTGCCTTGGAGCCGATGCTGCAAAAATGGATCGCTTCACTACAGCAGGAGCAAATGCAGGCAGCTGGCCTGCGGCCCGGCGATCCGGCGCTGCATGAAGCGGTAGAGCTTCGGATTTATGCGGTATGCAATGAGATGCAGAATCTGGTGCACGGCTTTGATTTCGCCAAGGTGCTGGCTGCCTATTGGAACGGCTGCAAGCTGGGGGATGACGACCAGAAAGCGGCGGCGCTGCGCTGGCTGCGCGGGGAGTACCCAACCCGGACGGAGGCGCGCAAAGAGCTCGGCGTCGGCGTCATCATCGACGATGACAATTGGTACGACTACATGAAGCTGTGGGCGGAATTTGCAGTGCGCATCGGGTATAAAGGGCTGCTGCTGTTTATGGATGAAGGCGTCAATTTGTACAAAATCACTAATAGCATATCCCGCCAGAGCAACTACGAGAAGCTGCTGACGATGTTCAACGACACGATGCAGGGGAAAGCCCAGTACCTGGGAATTTACCTTGGCGGGACACCTCAGTTCGTCGAGGATGAACGCAGAGGGCTGTTCAGCTATGACGCCCTGCGTTCCCGGCTGATGGATGGCCGTTACAGCAGCAGTTCGCGCCGGACATACACTTCGCCGATTCTGAAGCTGGACATGCTGTCCCACGAGGAAATCCTCGTTTTGCTGCAGAAGCTGCGGGATATCCATGCTATGCATTTCGGCTACGAGTCTCAGCTAGCGGATGAACAGCTGATCGCTTTCATGCAGGCGGCGGTGAACCGGCTTGGCGCCGAAGAGCTGCTGACGACCCGCGAGGTGGTCCGGGATTTCATGGATGTGCTGCATATGCTGCACCAGCATAAGGAGCTTTCGTTCGCGGAGCTGCTGGGCGAGCGGGAACGGGAGCATGCAGCGAGCACGGGTGACCGCAAGGACGGAGCGAAGGATGAACTGGATGATTTCCTGGCGGAGTTTGAGTTATGAGCGGATCTAGTTCTTTTTCCCGGCTGGCGCCGTTTATCCAGGAATATATTTACCGGAAGCAATGGGACAGCCTCCGAGAGGCTCAGGTCGAGGCCTGCCGTGTGCTGCTCGATACGAGCCATCATTTGCTGATCGCTTCCGGCACAGCGTCGGGCAAGACGGAGGCGGCTTTTTTTCCGGCGTTGACAGAGCTGTATCATCGGCCTTCCGGGTCCGTCGGCATACTTTATATCGGGCCGCTCAAGGCGCTGATCAACGATCAATTCGAGCGCGTAACCGAGCTGCTGCGGGAGGGGGAGGTACCGGTATGGCACTGGCACGGCGATATCTCCCAGGCGGAGAAAACCAAGCTGATGCAGCGGCCTTCCGGTGTCCTGCAAATTACGCCGGAGTCCCTGGAGGGGCTGCTCATGAACAGGCCGAATGCGATTCCGGCTTTGTTCCATGATTTGCGGTACATTATGATTGATGAGGTTCATGCGTTCATGGGGGCGGACCGGGGCATCCAGGTGCTGAGCCAGCTAACCCGGCTGGAGCGCATGGCCTCCTGTTCGCCGCGGCGAATCGGCCTGTCCGCCACGCTGAGCGATTACGAGGCCGCAGCCCGCTGGCTTGGAGCCGGAACCTTGCAGCCCGTGGAGGTCGTATCTCCCCAAGGCGGACGGAAGCTGAAGCTGTCGGTGGAGAACTTCTCGTTCCCGGATGCCCGTGATGAGCGGGAGGCCGAGCATTTGGAGCTAGCGAAGCAAAACTATTACAACTTCATTTATGATCACACGCATCGGAAAAAAGCACTCGTCTTCACCAACAGCCGCTCCGACGCCGAGCTGACTACGCTGGAACTGCGGCGGATCGCCGCGAAGCGGGAGGATCGCGACGTATTCCACGTACACCACGGGAGCATATCGGCGATGCTGCGCGAGGAGACCGAGGCAGCGCTCCGATCCGGCCCGGGGCCGGCGGTGGCGGCAGCGACGGTGACGCTGGAGCTCGGCATTGACCTTGGCGAGCTGGAGCGTGTCATTCAACTCGGCGCACCGTACAGCTGCTCCAGCTTCGTGCAGCGGCTGGGTCGTTCTGGCCGCCGGGGCGACCAGGCGTCAGAGATGATGTTCCTCTGTGCGGAGGAAGAAGATGAAGAGGCACAGCTGCCTGCCCGAATGCCGTGGACGCTCCTGCGGGCGATCGCTGTCATTGAGCTGTACGTCCGCGAGCGCTGGGTAGAGCCGCTGGATTTGCGGCGCAAGCCCGTTGGCGTGCTCTATCATCAGACGATGAGCACGCTCAAAAGCATCGGCGAGGCAAAGCCCGCCGAGCTGGCGCAGGCCGTGCTGACCCTGCCTGCTTTTCGCGACGTAGAGCCGGAGGAGTTCAAGCAGCTGCTGCGGTATTTACTGCAGACAGATCATATTCAGCAGACAGAGGAAGGCGCCTTAATCATCGGGCTTGGCGGTGAGAAGATCGTAAACAACTTCCGCTTCTATGCGGTATTCAAGGATGACGAAGAGCATGCGGTTTATAACGGCTCTGAGGAGATCGGCAGCATCACGACCGTGCCGCCGCCAGGCTATTGCTTCTCACTGGCCGGCAAGCTGTGGAAGGTGGAGGAAGTCGACAGCAAGCACAAAGCTGTTTATGTCAAATCCTCCAGAGGCAAGGTGGATACGCTCTGGCTTGGAGCCGGCGGCGACGTCCATACGCGGGTGATGCACAAAATGCGTCAGATCCTGCAGGAACAGACGCTGTACCCATACCTGGCTCCCGGTGCAGCCAACCGATTGGAGCGGGCCCGCAGACTGGCCCGGGAAAGCGGGCTGCTGCGCAGTCCGGTTATTCCGGCTGGCGGCGACTCGCTGTTTATTTTGCCGTGGGCTGGAAGCAAGCAATTCCGTACCTTGGAGCGACTACTGAAGCATAATCTTGCCGAGCCGATGGGATTGCGTCAAGTTGTCCCGATGGAGCCGTATTATATGGTCGTTTCGGGAAGAACGACTGCCGAGGAGCTGCTGGCAGGCATACAATCGGAACTATCCGCCGTCAGGGATGCGGAAGTTTTGCTGGATGCCGCCGAAGCGCCATACCTGGGCAAGTACGACGAATTCGTGCCTCCTGAACTGGTGCGGCGTGCTTTTGCCGTAGACGGACTGGATGTGCAAGGACTGGCCGCAGCATTGGCTGCTCATGAATCGAACTAAACAGCAACAACCAATAAGAAGCTCAGACATCCCACACCCCAGCCTAAGACAACAGCGATCTAGGACTGGGGTGTTTTGCTGTATGGGGCACATATATTTAGAGCAGCACAAATTTAATTTTGGCAGCCTATGCGTTATGGAAAGGAGCGTATAACATGGAGGAGCAGTGGAGAATTGCTGCTTATGATCCTGAATGGAGAAGCTTATTTCTGGCGACAGGAATGAAGTTAAGAGAAGCGTTAGGTGAGCTGGCGCTTCGGGTCGATCATGTAGGCTCAACCTCAGTTGCCGGATTAGATGCAAAGCCGATCATCGATATCCAAATTTCCGTTTCAAATATCGATGACGTATTTTCCTATAAGAAGCATATTGAGGATGTTGGTTTTATTTTTAGAGAAGACAATCCGGATAAGACCAAGAGATATTTTCGTGAGTTACCCGGGAGTAGAAGGACACATGTCCACGTCAGGCAGACCGGAAGCTTCGCCGAGCAAATGACTTTACTTTTCAGAGACTATTTAAGAGAACACAAGGAGGATTGCGTGAGATATGCGCATGAAAAACACCGACTCATGGAGCTGTACAAGCAAGAACGTGCCAAGTATGTCGAAGGCAAAGGGCCCATGATATGGAGCATACTGCACAAAGCGCATGCTTGGTCACAGCGGAATGGCTGGAGCCCTGGACCATCTGATTTATAAGAATAGGCTGGGGAAACTAGCATTTCTTATAAACTTAGGAGAGACACCGCTATTTAAGAGGGAACAAACGCGAGCTCGGTTTTGGCCAGCCTTCGGCCTAATATTAATGCACCCAATGTCTTACGCCAATCGATTTGAAGATGTATAATTATGGAAGTCAGCTCCGGCAAATATCGCTCCAGCTTAAGATAAGGGCTAGCTGCTGCGGCTTTTATTTTTTACACGGGGGAGGCACCTTTGATGAAGAAAGTGCTTGTATTGGGATGTCCCGGCTCTGGGAAATCTACCTTTTCAACACGTTTAGGACATCTCACTGGACTGTCGGTGATTCATCTTGACTCGTTCTATTGGAAGGCAGGCTGGATCGCTGCAACTGAAGAAGAATGGGATCAGACGATCGAAGAATTATTGAACCATGATTGTTACATTATGGATGGAAATTACTCTAGAACTTTAGATAAGAGGCTTATCGATGCGGACGTTGTATTTTTTTTCGATTTTCCGCGTTTATTGTGCATCTATCGGGTAATTAAACGCAGAATTCTCAATCACGGGCGAGCAAGAGAGGATATGGCAGCAGGCTGTAAAGAGAAGATCGATTTAGAATTTTTGCGGTGGATTTGGAACTTCAGGTCAAGAAGCAGGGGCAAAATATTAGAAACGCTTGATCAAGTAAAAGAACAAAAGCAGGTTATCATTTTTAGAACAACCAAAGAAGTAAAGGAATATTTGGCCGAAATGGAGTTGGAAAGGGTGAATGCTTGTGCTGGGCGATGATCTTAGGACTCAGCTGCTTATCAGACCTGCGCAACGCGAAGAGGCGCCAATTATTTTGGACTTATGGCAGAATTCGGCTAGATGGCTCAATTCCAAAGGGATCTACCAAATGGAGGCCGGAATATTTTAATTTGGAGCAAGTTTTGGAATTTATGAATGATGGATCGGACGTATATCTGGCCGAATGGAACAATGAAATTGTCGGAACTTATATTTTGACCTGGTCAGACCCGTTCATTTGGCAGGAGCTTGATAATTTAGAATCCGGGTACATACATAGATTCGCAGTTAATAGAAAATATCGTATTCGCAGAATCGATGGAGTGGGATGGAGTGCCAATTTATATGAAAAGCAATGATTCAGCAGGTACTCGACGGATATTATGAGAGATTCGGCTTGACGTTCAAAGAACTTACCCTCAGGCGGATGGGGAGCATATAAGAATTTATAGCTTGGATTTATAGTTGTAATCGTGCTTTATGACAATAGTTCGAATAAGGACGGCTGCAATGAGAAAAATACGTATCGGAGTAATAGCCGTCGGTTTGATCGTTGTGTTATTCCTCGGTATTTCGCTGTTTCTAATCTGCAGGTCAAACGGAGTTTCCAGCCTGAATTTGCATGAGATTAGGAAAATCGCCTGGAAGAGCGTGGAGAAAAATCAATACGATACTATTACGATAAAATGGGAAGAAGCTAGAGTGGAGCTCATCGAATCTAGAGATAAAAGGATCATACCCATTACGGATGAACAGAAGAAGCGGCTGGAGCAGATCGAGAAAACGGATTCCATATTCATCGCAGTCACATTTAATACAGAACAAGATGGGCTTTTAGCTCCTATTGTGCCTATCATCGCCCCCAAAACGATGAAGGTAATCGGTTTTTACCCAAGACTTTAATCAGGAACGAATCCCTAATAATATTGAAGGCAGGTGCTTCATGAAGCAGAACAAGTATGTTCGTTTGGCTGTGGTTGATGATGCGCAGGCTCTGGCTCAACTTAATCGTGAATTTAATGGCGTTGAAGCATCTCATTCCGATATCAAACAATGTTTGGTTGATTCGGGTGAAGTTGTAGTTATCGCGATCCTCAATGATGAACCTGTTGGATTTGCTTGTGGTCAATCCTATCAATCATTTTGCTATTGTGAACTTGCAGGAGAAATCACAGAGCTATATGTCCGGGAAGGAGCAAGGAGACAAGGATTAGCCGCTGAACTCATTCACGAGATTGAAGCAGAGTTGAAACGGCGGGGAGTGAGAACAATCAAAGTTCATACAGGACTGCGCAATGAGGCTGCGATGCAGACCTACACCAACTCACATTACATCAAAAAAGACGAAGTTGTTTTTCAGAAAAATATCTAACTTAATGGGAGGGAATATCTCATATGAAAAATGCAGCACTTTTAGTAGTGGACGTTCAAAACGCATTAGTAGAGGCCAAGCCATTTGATATTGAGGTCGTTATAAGCAATATAGAGAGACTGATTTCCACATGCCGTGAAAACAGCATAGAGGTCATTTATGTCCAGCACGATGATCCTGTCGGTGAGGCATTGGAACCGAATACGGAGGGCTGGCAAATTTATAGTGGGATTAGTCCGCTCGCCAATGAAAAGGTGATCAACAAAAAATTCAACTCCGCCTTTAAAGGGACAAATTTAAAAGAGTATTTGGAGCGTAAAGGAATCGAGCAATTAATAATCACAGGGATGCAAACAGAGTATTGCATAGATACGACTCTAAAGGCGGCTTTTGAGTACGGGTTTCAAGTGATGATCCCCGAGAGAACAAACACAACCTTCGATAATGGGGATTTATTAGCCAGCGATTTATATCATTTCTACAATTTTAATATATTTCAGGGCCGGTTTGGGATTGTAGAACCCATTGAAGATACAGTTGGCCGAATCAAAAATCAAGGATGTTAATCAAAAGTGAGGGAATAGAATGAATCAAGATTTTTTAGCTTCACATATCAAACGGACGAATCGCAACCTGTTTATTTCCACCGTTTTAATTATTGCACTCTTACTCGCTATGATTTCTCTTGGCGGATTAAAGGCAGTATTACAATTGCTTGAATATTTGAACGATGGCGATTGGATTTATTTATTGCTCGATTTGGGGTCTGTTGTATTGTTATTGGCAGGACTTATGCTTTCAGGACTAGCATTGGTGCTTACAGGTAAGCTGCTAATCAGGGTATTTAAGGTACAGCATCATCCAATACATAAAGCGGCTGAAATCTACGGCAAGTTTAATGATGTCTCTTATTACATAGCCAGCGAATTATCTCACCCAGGAACCAAGAGATATAAAGAAGTCATAATCACGGAGAATTGGATTATAAAAATCACTACGTTTGGCTTGAATATTCTTAAAATAGCTGATGTGGTATGGGCATACAATTCAGTCACCAAACATGAACAAGGTCTGATTGGGCCGGGAATAGCTGCCGCGCCAACCGAGGTGGCAAAAACGTTTAGCGTGATGATTCATTCGAAAAACCCGATTTTACCGAAGATGAGAATTAGCAGGACGCATGAACTGGACACCGTCGGGCATAGCGAGCGGAATGCGGTTGAAGGGGAACATAAAAGAAATCTGATGCTAAATATTCTAGAAGATTTGGAACAAAGGCATCCGAATGCCGTTTATGAGTACTCCAGCGAGCTAGAGGAGCTATGGACCAAGGATAAAATGCTTTTTATAAGAAGTGCCGGATTCACTGTTGACTAGAAATAGATGATCAATGAAAAAGGTGTGTATCAATTCGTCAGGAGGAAGCACCAGCAGCGTAGCGAACAAAAATGAAGATGCTATGTTCATTATACATGACGAAGAAGAGTGTTGGACTTTTGCAGTCAAGGCTACTTGAAATTTGCAAATCGGAGACCGTATTTTTTGATTTAGAGCCGTAAATGATCCGTTTATTTTCCGGGGCAGATTTTAGAGATCAATGTAAAGCTATTACAGGCGAAACATCTTGCCTAATATGTTTTCAATCTGGGGAGTATTTATGGTGGTTGTTCATTGGTCGTATGGCGTATTTATTGCATCCTGAATTAGCGAAGTTTAAGCAGTATGGGCTGAATCAAAGACAGTTTTATGAGTGGATTGGTCAGATTAACACTTTTGAATTATCGGTGCCTTGCTATACTTCAGGAAAGAGGTCAGAGACAGTGTATTGATGATTTGCTGGGGATTTATAAATAAACATCAAGCTATGCTGCCTTCAGATAACAAAAAAACGGCACAAGGTGCCGCGGGTTTGAGCGCTGGATGTAGTACCAAGATCAGAATCCGCAAATAGCAGTACTAGTCATTCTTATGATCATGCGCATGGAATGTGGGGCCTTTGCATAGATAGCTTTTCCCTAACCTATTTTAGTAACTTACTATTCTTTGCTTATGATCCTGATTCGGCAAGGGATCGGCGAGGAAAGCAGCGAATCAGGGAGACTAAATCATGATCAATTACTTAATAACCAGCTTTTTTCTAACCATGATTATTCATACCGCGGAAACGTTGTCTTATTCTTTAAGGTATGCCGGAGTGAAAATAAACAAAATTGCCGTTGCATTGTCCTTGACGGGTATTATGGTGCTGGTCTCAAGAACGGCAAACTTGATTCAAGCGCCATTAACTGCGAAGTTTATTGATTTTGCCAGGGCGGATCCAACATTTAACGTGCTCCAATATCTTAGAATCATCTTGATCGCTGCTTCGGTCGGGACATTTATAGCCATTGTTCTCTTTCCTACGTTTGTGAATATTTGGGCGAGAGTGATCTCGAAGCTGGGGCTTGCGGGTTCGCTGCCGCGGCTCATTGCCAGTGTAACGGTAGCTCAGCTGCGGAATACAAAGCGTTATATCGCTAAACCAACGTTTCGTTTAAAGGAGTTTCGTTATTTGGGTGTTTCCAAGCGATTTATATTCTTAAACGTCGTTGTAACGGCAATTTATACGGTGGGCGTGCTATCCTCCTTGTATGCGGCTCACCTGGTTCCTGAATTAAGTACGATGGCGTCGCAATCCTCCGGTTTGATTAATGGAATCGCGACGATCCTGTTAACCATATTCATAGACCCCCAGGTAGGATTGATCACGGATCGGGCTCTTAGTCAGGAAGAGTATAAAGAGCAGCTGGGGAAAATATACATGCTGCTGATGACATCGCGTTTCTTAGGGACGTTGGCTGCGCAAACATTGCTCCTTCCAGCATCCTATTTTATATGCAAGGTCATCCTGCTGATCTAGGGCAGCGGTAATGTACCGCCACGACAAACAGGCTGATCCGAATCAACTTGATTCGAGTCAGCCCGTTTTTTATAAGATTGGTTATTTAACTTTAACTGTGACAATATCGCTTTTCGTGATGCCGCTGCTGTTTTCCAGTTCTACCTGGTACTTATATTCTCCGGCGGTTTTGCCTTCGATCATGGTCACCGCATATTGTGCGTGCGGAGTAGAAGCGGTGAGAGTCTGGGTATCCATAAGAACGCCGTTTTCGTAAAGGCGATAGACGGTGGCGTTCGTGCCCCACCATAAATTCATCGTCAGCTGATAGCTGCCGTCGCCGTCCCAATTATCATCGGCCAGTACCGGTTTGGCCGGGGCAGCATGTTTAACGGTAACGGTTCGGGCTTCACAGGCGGTCGTGCCGAATTTATTGATAAGTTCGCAGGTGTAGGTATAGGTCCCGTTCGGCCGCCCCGTAATTTCCGTAGAAGCTATCTGTGCGGAGGGAGAATCGTCCGTCAGCTTCTGCGTATCGATCAGCTGCCCGTTCTCATAGAGCTTATACTCGCTGCCATTATTACCCCACCACATGTTCATGATAATGGTATAGTCGCCGTCTAGCAGGCCAGTGTCGTATCCGTTATTATCGGTTAATGCCGGCTTCCCAGGAGCCCCAGAAGCTTTAATCGGCTCCTCCGGTTCATTAGGCGCTCCTGCATAAGTGATCAGCGGGGGTTTAGGCTGCTCCATGCCTTCGCCCAGGAAGAAGCCCGGATGCGGCGGCTGGTTGTAGCCGGCGTTCTGCCAGGCGACCGCGAGGCGGTATACTGGATCATGCATCAAAGTACGAAGCTTGTATTCCGTCGGATCTACGGTGGTGTAGACGTGAAGCTCCGTACTATCTTCGGATCGCCAGATGACCTCTTCCCGCCAGTCGCCGAACAGATCGGCCTGCAGCGACGGATTTCCTTTCGTGTAGTTGTTGGATAAGGTGCCTTCAGCCGTCAGCAGGTTCATGGTCGTTTTATTTTTGTAATCCCATTTATCGATCGTACCTGTACCCGTCTTCGTTTCGGTATTCCATTTGTGGTCGAGCAGCTCGCGCAGCAGGTCGCCGTCCCACCAAATTGCAAAGTTGGCGGAGGACGGGATTTTCTCGCTAATTAACTCGCCTCGTGCGCTATAGAGCCCCGTAATCGGAATATGCTCCTCATTCGTAATTGTCGACGCCCATGCTTCCTCTCCTGGATAATTCGGATCGATATCGGCGCTCATGCCTCTACCGGTATCCTTGCCCGTAAATGCGCCCCAGAGAATTTCACCGGTGGCTGCATCATGCATCTCCAGTCCGAACTTGGCACCTGTGCTCTCATGCACCCCGAATACCTCAAGTCCAGGGCGGGTCGGGTCAAGATCTCCGAAGTGCAGGGCATCGCCATGGCCAAGCTCCGTGCTGTACAGAATCTGGCCATCATCATCAATCGTGATGGCGCCAAAAATGATTTCATCCTTGCCGTCATGGTCCACATCGCCGACCGACAGATTGTGGTTGCCTTGGCCGACATAGCTTCCGTTGCCTTTATCATTCGTATCAAAACGCCATTGCTTCGTTAACTGGCCATCCTTGAAGCTGTATGCAACCAGTACGGTACGGGTATAGTAGCCCCGGCTGAAAATAACGCTCGGATGCTCTCCGTCCAAATAGGCCACAGCGGCCAGGAAGCGGTCGACCCGGTTGCCGTACGTGTCGCCCCATGCCCCCACATCTCCGCGCGGCGGGTCATAGGGGACGGTAGACAATTCAGCACCGGTCTCGCCGTCAAATACGGTGAGGAACTCGTCGCCGAGAAGTACGTAGCCCGTGCTGTTCCGGTGATCCTTAGTGGTGTCGCCGATGACCTTGCCTTGGCCGTCGACCGTTCCGTCAGCCGTCTTCAGTACGATTTCAGCTTTGCCGTCTCCGTCCAGGTCGTATACTAGGAACGGGGAATAATGAGCTCCGGCCCGAATGTTATGACCAAGATTAATGCGCCACAGCTGCGTTCCATCCAGCTTGTATCCATCCAAATAGACGATTCCGGTATAGCCGCTCTGCGAATTATCCTTGGCATTGGAAGGCGACCACATCAGGACGATTTCATAAGCGCCGTCCCCATCCAGATCGCCGATGCTGGCATCGTTGGCAGTGTACGTATAAGGCTGGCCGTCCTTCGTATAAGCATCAGCCGGTTTTTGCAGCGGAATCGACAGATATTGCTGCTGCCATACGCCGAACTCATCGCTGGCATCCTTTTCTTTACCGCCGATGACCGTCGTTATTATATATTTGGAATGTTCCTTTCCCTGCAGATCCACGAAATTCGTGCTGCTTGCGATCGGCTCTTTGTTTACTTTGATGCCGTCGCGATAAATGTTGAATGCGATATTGTCCGGATCCAGTCCAAGCATTCTCCACCCGATGTAGTTGCCGTCCTTCGTCTTTACCGCCACAGGAGCCCGGTCCAAATACTCCATCTCGCGGTACAAAGTCGTTACCGCCTCGGTCACAAGCATTTCCGACATCTCGGAGATACCTCCAGCATTAACTGACGCGACTTTATAGTAATAAGGGATGGTCGTAAGCACGGCCGGGTCCGTGTAAGAGTTTGTTTTAGTTTTCCCAATAAGCGTGTATTCGCC from Paenibacillus woosongensis includes the following:
- a CDS encoding fibronectin type III domain-containing protein, translating into MHFSTVLPIGSIAQAMEPEALNPLPETVTSAVYADPVPLLANDEVRFDFGPGEVASGYMKVTAATPYSQERGYGFADPSQVSEQDRGTSHPLKSDFAIPRDTAFIVDLPSGDYTVSLIAGDESGPTDIAITAETIQKVQPTAKLAGQFLEMDFDIALIDGQLSLDFTGSAPNINALVIRKQPEREPGERPVVFLASDSTVQTYDPYWQPQAGWGQMIGRYFTDDVLIDNRAIGGRSSRSFVYEGRLDEILRVIKPGDYLLVQFGHNDATISRPERYTSPEDFKTYLKSYVLGARQRGATPILITPVGRRDFNAATGKFNVSFPEYVKSMKEVAHELDVELVDLSASSVAYYDSIGPEAARSVFLHVDPGVYQAFPNGSADDTHFQEYGAIQIARLVASGIQQLGFMPLSDYVKEIAQPDHVPAKPQGLTAGSISNAGAVLKWNAAETAEIYKVYRKLATEPESAYKMIGTSTIPSMTISGMTEGTGYTVRVTAVNGRGESEPSDEIRIGTKSAQYKYDFGPVGAPVAEGYTEVTRQTLYTPELGYGLTSSAGMDDRDRGSATDALRRDFIIYFGGSYEFKVDVPNGSYSVKTYTGDWIGSTRTNVNIEGKDYGTVSSGKENIAEKVFNQIAVTDGQMNLVFSGQTAHLNGLEITPILLAPDSLQLVELQLANDPVTAKLTWQASATDTAKYQVYRQTEGSAHPELIGETTDTSFTDTTADVGLTYVYSVTSMDHGGFESVPSDGITVTMIDPSQPLAPVPAALAVQAIHKNDVTIAWDTVKEARFFNVYRAIRPDGEYTLIGKTKTNSYTDPAVLTTIPYYYKVASVNAGGISEMSEMLVTEAVTTLYREMEYLDRAPVAVKTKDGNYIGWRMLGLDPDNIAFNIYRDGIKVNKEPIASSTNFVDLQGKEHSKYIITTVIGGKEKDASDEFGVWQQQYLSIPLQKPADAYTKDGQPYTYTANDASIGDLDGDGAYEIVLMWSPSNAKDNSQSGYTGIVYLDGYKLDGTQLWRINLGHNIRAGAHYSPFLVYDLDGDGKAEIVLKTADGTVDGQGKVIGDTTKDHRNSTGYVLLGDEFLTVFDGETGAELSTVPYDPPRGDVGAWGDTYGNRVDRFLAAVAYLDGEHPSVIFSRGYYTRTVLVAYSFKDGQLTKQWRFDTNDKGNGSYVGQGNHNLSVGDVDHDGKDEIIFGAITIDDDGQILYSTELGHGDALHFGDLDPTRPGLEVFGVHESTGAKFGLEMHDAATGEILWGAFTGKDTGRGMSADIDPNYPGEEAWASTITNEEHIPITGLYSARGELISEKIPSSANFAIWWDGDLLRELLDHKWNTETKTGTGTIDKWDYKNKTTMNLLTAEGTLSNNYTKGNPSLQADLFGDWREEVIWRSEDSTELHVYTTVDPTEYKLRTLMHDPVYRLAVAWQNAGYNQPPHPGFFLGEGMEQPKPPLITYAGAPNEPEEPIKASGAPGKPALTDNNGYDTGLLDGDYTIIMNMWWGNNGSEYKLYENGQLIDTQKLTDDSPSAQIASTEITGRPNGTYTYTCELINKFGTTACEARTVTVKHAAPAKPVLADDNWDGDGSYQLTMNLWWGTNATVYRLYENGVLMDTQTLTASTPHAQYAVTMIEGKTAGEYKYQVELENSSGITKSDIVTVKVK